One Pasteurella dagmatis DNA segment encodes these proteins:
- a CDS encoding Na+/H+ antiporter NhaC family protein — protein sequence MELIDYSTSVWSVIPPILALLLAIATRRVILSLSLGIIVGSLMLADFNILSGLGYLKNNVSSLFYGEEGLNSNNINIILFLLLLGVLTALLTVSGSNRAFAEWAQKRIKDRRGAKLLAASLVFVTFIDDYFHSLAVGAIASPVTDKFKVSRAKLAYILDSTAAPMCVLMPVSSWGAYIITLIAGLLATYSITEYSPIGAFMTMSAMNFYAVFSILMVFFVAYFSFDIGSMARHERTALESTTHFDVEETGVKGRVRNLVLPIAVLIVATVGMMLYTGYEVLAADNKPFDILGAFENTTVGISLVFGGVSAVVVSTICILLDRQVSLSEYRTAWIVGMKSMLGAILILLFAWTINNVVGDMKTGVYLSSLVSDSLPVSVLPALLFILTAIMAFSTGTSWGTFGIMLPIAAAIAANAAPELMLPCLSAVMAGAVCGDHCSPISDTTILSSTGARCDHIDHVTTQLPYAILIAVASILGYLVLGFTLSGLLGFITTGVVLVILVFLFKRK from the coding sequence ATGGAACTTATCGATTATTCAACGTCGGTTTGGTCGGTTATCCCACCAATATTGGCATTATTGTTAGCAATTGCAACTCGTCGTGTTATTTTATCACTTAGCCTTGGTATTATTGTTGGCTCTTTAATGCTAGCAGATTTTAATATTTTGAGTGGACTAGGTTATTTGAAAAATAATGTTTCATCACTGTTCTATGGTGAAGAAGGTCTGAATTCAAATAACATCAATATTATTTTATTCTTATTATTACTCGGTGTATTGACCGCACTTTTAACGGTATCTGGCAGTAATAGAGCATTCGCAGAATGGGCTCAAAAACGCATTAAAGATAGACGTGGCGCAAAATTACTTGCGGCCTCTTTAGTATTCGTGACTTTTATTGATGACTATTTTCATAGTTTAGCAGTCGGTGCGATTGCAAGTCCTGTTACCGATAAATTTAAAGTATCACGTGCAAAACTTGCTTATATTTTAGACTCTACAGCTGCTCCGATGTGTGTACTAATGCCTGTTTCAAGTTGGGGAGCTTATATTATTACTTTAATCGCCGGATTGCTCGCAACTTATTCGATCACTGAATATTCACCAATTGGTGCATTTATGACAATGAGTGCAATGAACTTTTATGCAGTCTTTTCTATTTTAATGGTCTTTTTTGTTGCTTATTTTTCCTTTGATATTGGTTCAATGGCAAGACACGAACGTACTGCATTAGAAAGTACTACTCACTTTGATGTTGAAGAAACTGGTGTTAAAGGTCGTGTACGTAACCTTGTTTTGCCAATTGCAGTGTTAATTGTTGCGACAGTAGGAATGATGCTTTATACCGGTTATGAAGTGTTAGCTGCAGATAATAAACCTTTTGATATTTTAGGTGCATTTGAAAATACAACAGTGGGTATTTCTTTAGTTTTTGGTGGTGTAAGTGCGGTGGTTGTTTCAACAATTTGTATTCTACTTGATCGTCAAGTGAGCTTATCTGAATATCGCACAGCTTGGATTGTTGGTATGAAATCAATGTTGGGAGCAATCTTAATTTTATTATTTGCTTGGACAATTAATAATGTTGTTGGCGATATGAAAACAGGGGTTTACTTATCTTCATTAGTATCTGATAGCTTGCCAGTTTCTGTATTGCCTGCATTATTATTCATTCTAACTGCAATAATGGCCTTTTCGACGGGGACAAGTTGGGGAACATTTGGGATTATGTTACCAATTGCTGCTGCAATCGCAGCAAATGCAGCCCCTGAGTTAATGCTCCCTTGTTTATCAGCTGTAATGGCAGGTGCAGTATGTGGTGACCACTGTTCACCAATTTCAGATACCACAATTTTATCCTCTACAGGAGCAAGATGTGATCATATCGATCATGTAACTACGCAATTGCCTTATGCGATTTTAATTGCGGTTGCATCAATTTTAGGTTACTTAGTCTTAGGGTT
- a CDS encoding H-NS family histone-like protein: protein MSELLKTLNNIRSLRVLARESTLQQLEAALEKFQQVVDAKRAEEEEALRQETARQERIAKLKESLKQEGITAEELAEILAQNPTSQRKKRQPRPAKYKYVDENGEVKTWTGQGRTPRPIQIALNEGKSLSSFEI, encoded by the coding sequence ATGAGTGAACTACTAAAAACTCTAAATAACATTCGTAGCTTACGTGTTTTGGCTCGAGAATCCACATTGCAGCAACTAGAAGCAGCGTTGGAAAAATTCCAACAAGTTGTTGATGCAAAACGTGCAGAGGAAGAGGAAGCATTACGCCAAGAAACAGCACGTCAAGAAAGAATTGCTAAATTGAAGGAATCATTGAAGCAAGAAGGAATTACTGCAGAAGAGCTAGCTGAAATTTTAGCACAAAATCCAACTAGCCAACGTAAGAAAAGACAACCTCGTCCAGCTAAATATAAATATGTAGATGAAAATGGTGAGGTAAAAACTTGGACTGGTCAAGGAAGAACACCTCGTCCAATTCAAATTGCGTTGAATGAAGGAAAATCATTGTCTTCATTTGAAATTTAA